The Sulfolobales archaeon DNA segment ACGAACCTATAAGGGCGATCCATAGGAGCGATGGAAGCGGTACAACAGCCCTCTTCACCCTCTACCTCTCAGACGTGTCTGAGGAGTGGAGAACCAGGATAGGCTATGGATACACAGTCGAATGGCCTAGAGACGCTCTGGGATATGGTGAGGGAGGTAGGGGTAGTGACGGTGTGTCTGCAAAGGTCAAGGGCACGGCATACTCAATAGGATATGTTGAATACGCCTATGCAATAGTGAATAAGCTTCCAACTGCAGCTCTAAAGAATAGAGATGGCAACTTTGTAAAGCCCACCCCCGAAACCGTCTCTGAGGCTCTTAAGAGAGGGGCTAGTAACCTGCCACCTCCGAATGCATATTGGGGAGATATTCCGAAGAGCTTCATCAACAGGGAGGGGCAGAATACATATCCAATTGCTGGGCTATCATATATATTTATATATAAGGATATTACCAAAGATCCCGATATGGCGAAAGCGGTCTCAGCGTTTCTGAAGTGGATCCTGACCGAGGGTCAGAAGCCGGAGAACCTGGTAGAGGGCTACCTACCCCTCCCACCAGAGCTAGCGAAGATAGCTGTTAAATATGTGGAGCAAGGCTTAGGAATATAGTGGGTGACCCCTATACAGGGCTTTTTAAAGAGAAGAGATCTTTTTAGATTAATAGGGATCTCAAATATAGCTATAATAATAACCGTGGTTCTAATCGTAGCTATACTAAGCGCCGAGGGCCTCAGGATCTTTATTAGAGAGGGTCTAAGCTTTATATCGACAAGTATTTGGAGCGGGGCTAGGGAGAGATATGGGATACTATTCGCACTGGGGGGGACCCTTATCACCAGCGTCATAGCGATAGTGATAGCCCTTGTGATAGCTATAGCATCATCGATAACGATCGTTGAGATCTTGCCTAGAAGGCTTAAACCCCTTATCAGCTCACTCGTAGATCTCTCTGCCAGTATACCAACAGTAATATATGGCCTCTGGGGACTATTCATATTAGCACCTTTAATAGCAAATATAGCTGGGAACCCCCTATTAAGCACTATCAAGAGCTACCTGGGATCCCCAGGATCTCTTGGCACCTCCCTTTTCGCGGCATCAATACTACTCTCAATCATGATCTCGCCCTTCGCAACAGCGATAATTAGGGAGGCGCTATATAATGTTCCGAAATATGTTGATGAAGCCCTATACTCGCTTGGATTAACAAGATTCGAGGTTGCGATGTTAAAGATAAGATATATTAGAAGGGCTATCCTCGTTGCTGCTATGATAGCATATGGAAGAGCCGTTGGGGAGACCATAGCTGTGTCAATGGTTGTTGGTAATGTGGTGAACCCAGAGTTCTGGAAGATCCTAAATCCAGGCTATACCATTGCAAGCCTAATAGCTGATCAGTATCAGAATGCAGAGTCATACTACTATATGGTTCCAGCGATATTCGGAGCCGCGTTGGTATTATTCGCGATAGGCCTCTCAGTCAACATAGCTGTTATATGGATCTCGAGGGGGGCTAGATATGGAGGCTAGGATGCTGAAGTCCTATGCAGGGCTAGCCATTGCGGTGGTGATTACAATAGCTGGTCTAGCACCCCTAGTACATCTAATAGCGGTTGTCACAGTCAACGGTGTTAAAGCTATAGCAAAGAACTTCCCAGGCTTCTTCATAGAGGAGAGAGCCCTTCCAGGCTCCGAGGCAATCGGAGGTGTTGGACCATATATCGTTGGAACACTCATCCTCACGGCCATTGCATCCCTCATAGGGATACCAATATCTATATTGGCTGCGGTCTACGCAACACAGAGTGTTAGGAGCAGGCTTGGCCCCCTAACATCTATATTTGTCAGGACTATGATCGAGTTTCCAACCATTATAATAGGCCTCTCGGTATATGGTACCCTAAGGCTCCTGGATCTCGCCCTCCAGGTGATAGGACTCCATAGCCCTATACCTAGGTTCAGCGCCCTCTCAGGCTCCATAGCCCTAGCTATAATCATGATCCCATTCATATACTCCCAGGTGGAGGAGAGCCTGAAGGGGGTTCCGATGCACCTTAGAGAAGCGATCTACTCCCTAGGGGGTTCGAGGCTTGTATCATCATATATATTGCTGAGATATGTAAGGGCATCTATATTAGCTGGGATAGGCATAGGGGTTGGAAAGGCTATGAGTGAGACGGCTCCCCTCCTATTCACAGCATTTGGGAGTGAGTACTACCCCTCTGGAGGATTAGAAGCCCTTTTAAAGCCCATAGGAGCTCTAACACTTGGAATATATACCATGGCTCTATCAGGCTATAGCAACTGGGTCGAGGCCTCATGGGGAGCCGCGTTTATCCTGTTAGCAATATCTATAGCTCTTTTCACAGCTATAAGGATTATATCTGGAAGGAGGTGAGGCTATGGGTTCCAAGGGTGCATCGATAGAGATCCAGGGGCTGAGGGTCTGGTTAGGCTCTAGAGAGGTTATAAAGGGGATCAGCCTATCGATACCAAGCAACACAGTATTCACAGTAATGGGGCCCTCTGGGAGTGGCAAGTCAACCCTTTTAAGGGCTATAAACAGGATTCTAGATCTATATCCAGAGGCTAGGGTCGAGGGTAGGGTTGTGGTTGATGGTCTCGATATATATAGCGATTCGGTGGATCCCTCATCGGTTAGGAGGATGATCGGGATGGTTTTCCAAGTCCCCAACCCAATACCGAATATGTCTATATATGAGAACGTAGCCCTAGGACCTAAGATCAACAGGATGGTTAGGAGCAAGAGGGAGCTTGATGAGCTTGTCAGATGGGCTCTTGAAAGGGCCTATCTATGGGATGAGGTGAGGGATAGGCTTGATATGCCCGCTGGTAAGCTCTCTGGTGGGCAGCAGCAGAGGCTATGCATAGCAAGGGCCCTCGCTATGAAGCCGAAGGCTCTTCTAATGGATGAGCCAACATCGAATCTAGATCCCGTGGCCACATCAAAGATCGAGAGCCTAATAACAGAGCTCAGGGAATACCTAACAGTTGTTCTGGTAACCCATAATCCATTCCAAGCCTCTAGGGTCTCTGACTATGTTGCCTTCATATACGATGGAAGGCTCGTCGAGGTAGGCCCATCATCCAAGATCTTTACGAGACCTGAGAACGAGCTTACAGAGAAATATGTTACGGGGAGGCTGGTGGCTTGAGGCCTATAGATCAGCATATATCTAGGCTCGAATCAAGGCTTAGAGAGCTCTCAGCAATCTCAGAGAAGATCGTTGAGGACGTGGTTACACTAAAGGCATCGCCAGAGGTGATAAGGGGGAGGGTTGATGAGGTTAAGAGGAGAAGGCTTGAGATACACAGCAGTATTATAGAGATAATAGCTAGGTTCCAACCAACAGCATCAGATCTCAGGGGCTTGATAGCGTCTCTAGAGATATCCTACGGGCTATATAGATTCGCTAGATATGCTCTAGACATATCTACAATATTATCAACAGTGCTTAGAGGATCTAGCGAGGTATGCGAGTTAAAAGGGTCATCGGAGGTTGCTGGATATGTTAGGGAGATGGTGGTTGCTGGATATGTTAGGGAGATGGTTAGGAGGAGTATAGAGGCGTTTCTAAAGAGGGATAAAGATTTGGCGAGGAGTGTTATAGAGATGGATAGATCTGTTGATGAGAAGCTATTCCAAACCCTCTCTAGAGCATCCAGATCTACGGATCTATGCTCAACCCTGGATCTGCTGATCCTAATGTACCTGGAGAGGATAGCGGATCACAGTGTGTATATAGCTCAGGAGACTGTTGAGATGTTATAGCGGAGATATGAAATAGTTTGTTCCCAGCTATCCACTACCCTTTTAAAAAACCTTATCTCTTTACCTTGATAACAATCTCTATCGTAGATACCCTAGACCTCTTACCCTCCTTGCTCTGCAGCTCCTCACTCCCTATGTTTATCCTCTCTATGGTGATTCCGTCTTTGAGGAATCTGCTCCTCACAATCTCAACAGCATCTACAGCCCTGCTAATAGCCCTCCCCCTTGCCTTGACAACAACCTCGTTCACTCCTTGGCTAGCTAGCTGTAGTATTGCTAGTACATAGCTCATAACAGGCTTCTTACCTACTAGCACTGTGTTTACAGGCTGTGGCTGTGCCATCTCCACCACCTCAGAATCCTGTCACATGAATGTAAGGCTCTGGGCTTTATAAGCTTTTAATAAGATCCTGCTTCATGTAGATATATACCTTATCAGCGATAGTATTATTTGCAGAGCGTTTAGGAGGATCAAATCCATGGAGGCTATAAGGGCTGAAAACGTTACAAAGAGATTCGGATCCTTTGTAGCTGTGGATTCAGTCTCTATAACAGCTAATAAGGAGATCCTAGCTATTATGGGGCCCAATGGGAGTGGAAAGACAACCCTTCTATCAATGCTAAGCGGCGCTCTAAGACCCTCATCTGGGAGGATATATGTGAAGGGCATAGATCTATGGGGAACTGGGGATGAGATGGAGAGGGCTAGGAGATATATAGGATTCTCACCCCAGGCCACGGTATTTGAGAGATCTCTGACTGGGTATGAGAACCTAGTATGGATTGGAATGGCTAGGGGGCTGGGTATACGGGATTCGAGGAGGAGGGCTAGAGAGCTTATAGAGGCTCTAGGACTTGCTGAACATGCTAACAAGCCTGTTTCTAAATATAGTGGTGGGATGCTTAAGAGGCTATCAATAGCCTCAGCCCTGATCCACGATCCAGAGGTTATAATCCTAGATGAGCCCGGCTCAGGCCTTGACCCCACAGCCCTACAGGATCTCTGGAGCCTCCTCCTAGAGATAGCGGGGGATAGAACCATTATCTACTCAACCCACAACCCATATGAAGCCGAGAGATACTCAACGAGGGTGCTTATAATGCATAGGGGGAGGATAGTGGTGTCTGGAAGCGCCTCAGAGCTTATAGAGAGATATGCTCCAAAGCCCCTAATAGCTATATACCTCCCAGAAGGGGTAGAGCCACTAGATCTAGAGGGCTTCCAGGGCATTGATAATGGTGAGAGGGTTGCTCTATATGAGGCCAGGGATCCTGGGAGGGATTTGGGGGCTATAGTGGCGGCATATATAGCCAAGGGCTACACGCCGGAGAGGGTTGAGGTTAGAAGGCCGGGTCTTGGAGAGGTCTTTCTAAGGGTTACTGGCGAGGCTATGGAGGTGTAGCTATTGCCTGCTTCCCAATACCTATACGAGGTATATGTATATGTGAAGTCCATGTTTAGGGAGAGACAGACTCTCTTCTGGACAATAGTTTTCCCCCTGGTCTATCTATCCATAATATTTGCTGTGTTCGGAAACCCAGGCGGATCTAATATAAGTTTCTCGGTAGCGATCCAGGATCTCGATAACTCCACACTCTCAAGGATCTTCATAGATGCTATGAGAGATACGGGAATATACAGGGTTGCCTATGTGAACAGCAGCTTGGAAGATGCTATTAGAAGCGGGAGGTATGATGTGGGAATTGTTATCCCAAGAGGTTTTGGAGAGAATCTAACCACAGCGAATCAAACGTATATCTCCATAGCATATATTAGCAATCTCCAATCCTCTGAGGCTGCGAGGAGCTCACTAGAGTCTTTTATAAGCAGGTTTGGATCTATATATGTTGAGAGGATCATCGAGGTAGCAAAGAGCTTCATGCCTAGCGATGCATATAGATACGCGATCTTCATAGCAAAACCGATCAACACATCATATATAGAGGTTAGGGGGAGCTATATATCAAGCCCAGGGGGTATCAGGACATACTATATGATTAGCACCATAGGATTCATGATCCTATATAGCGGGCTATTCACATCAATAGGCTCTATAGTCGAGGCTAGGAGAAGCGGTGTTCTCCAGCTAATACTCTCAAGCCCCATTAAGGGTCATAGGATATTCATGGCAAGGATCTTAGCCGGGCTCGCATCTATATCCATAACATCTATAGCAGTGACACTGCTGGGGATAGCACTAGGGGCGGATATACATAGGATCCCAGCATATGCATGGACAGCCATAGCTATCCTCCTGCTGATAGGCGCCATAGGAACGA contains these protein-coding regions:
- a CDS encoding phosphate ABC transporter ATP-binding protein, with protein sequence MGSKGASIEIQGLRVWLGSREVIKGISLSIPSNTVFTVMGPSGSGKSTLLRAINRILDLYPEARVEGRVVVDGLDIYSDSVDPSSVRRMIGMVFQVPNPIPNMSIYENVALGPKINRMVRSKRELDELVRWALERAYLWDEVRDRLDMPAGKLSGGQQQRLCIARALAMKPKALLMDEPTSNLDPVATSKIESLITELREYLTVVLVTHNPFQASRVSDYVAFIYDGRLVEVGPSSKIFTRPENELTEKYVTGRLVA
- the albA gene encoding DNA-binding protein Alba — encoded protein: MAQPQPVNTVLVGKKPVMSYVLAILQLASQGVNEVVVKARGRAISRAVDAVEIVRSRFLKDGITIERINIGSEELQSKEGKRSRVSTIEIVIKVKR
- a CDS encoding PhoU domain-containing protein, encoding MRPIDQHISRLESRLRELSAISEKIVEDVVTLKASPEVIRGRVDEVKRRRLEIHSSIIEIIARFQPTASDLRGLIASLEISYGLYRFARYALDISTILSTVLRGSSEVCELKGSSEVAGYVREMVVAGYVREMVRRSIEAFLKRDKDLARSVIEMDRSVDEKLFQTLSRASRSTDLCSTLDLLILMYLERIADHSVYIAQETVEML
- a CDS encoding ABC transporter permease, with the translated sequence MPASQYLYEVYVYVKSMFRERQTLFWTIVFPLVYLSIIFAVFGNPGGSNISFSVAIQDLDNSTLSRIFIDAMRDTGIYRVAYVNSSLEDAIRSGRYDVGIVIPRGFGENLTTANQTYISIAYISNLQSSEAARSSLESFISRFGSIYVERIIEVAKSFMPSDAYRYAIFIAKPINTSYIEVRGSYISSPGGIRTYYMISTIGFMILYSGLFTSIGSIVEARRSGVLQLILSSPIKGHRIFMARILAGLASISITSIAVTLLGIALGADIHRIPAYAWTAIAILLLIGAIGTMGLGFIIAPFIKTPEAATAIANMIAFPTMFIGGIAIPKFLLPSSLQIFADIYPLSRIVDSVRNIAVYEWDPIQAILYSAPAIIASIAIIIIGWILYRRALEKAIENP
- a CDS encoding ABC transporter ATP-binding protein, with translation MEAIRAENVTKRFGSFVAVDSVSITANKEILAIMGPNGSGKTTLLSMLSGALRPSSGRIYVKGIDLWGTGDEMERARRYIGFSPQATVFERSLTGYENLVWIGMARGLGIRDSRRRARELIEALGLAEHANKPVSKYSGGMLKRLSIASALIHDPEVIILDEPGSGLDPTALQDLWSLLLEIAGDRTIIYSTHNPYEAERYSTRVLIMHRGRIVVSGSASELIERYAPKPLIAIYLPEGVEPLDLEGFQGIDNGERVALYEARDPGRDLGAIVAAYIAKGYTPERVEVRRPGLGEVFLRVTGEAMEV
- the pstC gene encoding phosphate ABC transporter permease subunit PstC; the protein is MTPIQGFLKRRDLFRLIGISNIAIIITVVLIVAILSAEGLRIFIREGLSFISTSIWSGARERYGILFALGGTLITSVIAIVIALVIAIASSITIVEILPRRLKPLISSLVDLSASIPTVIYGLWGLFILAPLIANIAGNPLLSTIKSYLGSPGSLGTSLFAASILLSIMISPFATAIIREALYNVPKYVDEALYSLGLTRFEVAMLKIRYIRRAILVAAMIAYGRAVGETIAVSMVVGNVVNPEFWKILNPGYTIASLIADQYQNAESYYYMVPAIFGAALVLFAIGLSVNIAVIWISRGARYGG